Proteins from one Microbacterium sp. Root553 genomic window:
- the serS gene encoding serine--tRNA ligase: MIDLALLRDNPEIVRRSQAARGNDQGTVDIALEADRSRRAALAAFEELRAEQNAFGKRVAKAPKDEKAALVAQVKDLAERVKHAQQAANEASEAASVALARIENVVIDGVPAGGEADFVELRTVGEPPAFDFEPRDHLELGEILGAIDMERGAKVSGARFYFLRGIGARLEIALMNLALDKALQNDFVPLITPTLVRPEIMQGTGFLGEHADEVYHLDKDDDLYLVGTSEVALAGYHKDEILDLGKGALRYAGWSTCYRREAGSHGKDTRGIIRVHQFNKLEMFVYTTPEEAEAEHLRLVALQEEMLTSLGLAYRVIDVAAGDLGSSAARKYDIEAWVPTQGAFRELTSTSNCTTYQARRLDIRHRPEAVEGVQSKTQPVATLNGTLATTRWIVALLETHQQADGSVRVPEVLRPYLGGLEVLEPEA; the protein is encoded by the coding sequence ATGATCGACCTCGCACTCCTCCGCGACAACCCGGAGATCGTCCGCCGCTCTCAGGCCGCCCGTGGCAACGACCAGGGCACCGTCGACATCGCACTCGAGGCCGACCGATCGCGTCGTGCGGCCCTCGCCGCCTTCGAGGAGCTGCGAGCCGAGCAGAACGCGTTCGGCAAGCGGGTCGCGAAGGCGCCCAAGGACGAGAAGGCGGCCCTCGTCGCCCAGGTCAAGGACCTCGCCGAGCGCGTCAAGCACGCCCAGCAGGCCGCCAACGAGGCGTCGGAGGCGGCATCCGTCGCACTCGCCCGCATCGAGAACGTCGTGATCGACGGCGTGCCCGCCGGCGGCGAAGCCGACTTCGTGGAACTGCGGACGGTGGGCGAGCCCCCCGCCTTCGACTTCGAACCCCGCGACCACCTCGAGCTCGGAGAGATCCTCGGTGCGATCGACATGGAGCGCGGCGCGAAGGTGTCGGGCGCGCGCTTCTACTTCCTCCGCGGCATCGGCGCGCGTCTCGAGATCGCCCTGATGAACCTCGCGCTCGACAAGGCGCTGCAGAACGACTTCGTGCCGCTGATCACGCCCACGCTCGTGCGGCCCGAGATCATGCAGGGCACCGGGTTCCTCGGCGAGCACGCCGACGAGGTCTATCACCTCGACAAGGACGACGACCTCTACCTCGTCGGCACCAGCGAGGTCGCGCTCGCCGGGTACCACAAGGACGAGATCCTCGACCTCGGCAAGGGAGCGCTGCGCTACGCGGGCTGGTCGACGTGCTACCGGCGCGAGGCGGGGTCGCACGGCAAGGACACCCGCGGGATCATCCGCGTGCACCAGTTCAACAAGCTCGAGATGTTCGTCTACACGACCCCCGAGGAGGCGGAGGCGGAGCACCTGCGCCTCGTCGCCCTGCAGGAGGAGATGCTGACCTCGCTCGGCCTCGCCTACCGCGTCATCGACGTCGCCGCAGGAGACCTGGGATCCAGCGCTGCTCGCAAGTACGACATCGAGGCGTGGGTGCCCACCCAGGGAGCGTTCCGCGAGCTGACCTCGACCTCCAACTGCACGACCTACCAGGCGCGTCGCCTCGACATCCGCCACCGCCCCGAGGCCGTCGAGGGCGTGCAGTCCAAGACGCAGCCCGTGGCGACCCTGAACGGCACTCTCGCGACCACGCGCTGGATCGTCGCGCTGCTCGAGACGCACCAGCAGGCCGACGGATCCGTGCGGGTGCCGGAGGTGCTGCGACCGTACCTCGGCGGCCTCGAGGTGCTGGAGCCCGAGGCGTGA
- a CDS encoding diacylglycerol/lipid kinase family protein gives MTTSATGRRQAALVYNPIKVDEKHLRARVRDLSREAGWEHPAFYPTTVDDAGQQATSQALERDVDVVLVAGGDGTVRAVSEAIAGSGVPLAILPSGTGNLLARNLGLPLSVPDEMIRAALGDFRHAIDIGWARLTRADGTHEEHAFVVLAGMGLDADMIANTRSDLKKTVGWIAYVDGAARSLVTAAPFRAVFQIDDGRLHSTKVHSILFANCGTLPAGIALIPDASITDAVLDVAVIQPTGVLGWLGVWRKIWWDNSVLRRSRAGRRVLERRGRDASVHYFRGVAAEAAASAPTPIELDGDGFGTAVRITCRVDPRALLLALPADHPVAGL, from the coding sequence ATGACCACGAGCGCCACCGGCCGACGCCAGGCGGCACTCGTCTACAACCCGATCAAGGTCGACGAGAAGCATCTGCGCGCACGGGTGCGCGATCTGTCCCGCGAGGCGGGATGGGAGCATCCGGCCTTCTATCCGACGACCGTCGACGACGCGGGGCAGCAGGCGACCTCGCAGGCGCTGGAGCGCGACGTCGACGTCGTGCTCGTCGCCGGGGGCGACGGCACCGTGCGTGCGGTCTCCGAAGCCATCGCCGGCTCAGGGGTGCCGCTGGCGATCCTGCCCAGCGGCACGGGCAACCTGCTCGCGCGCAACCTCGGACTCCCCCTCTCGGTCCCCGACGAGATGATCCGCGCCGCCCTCGGCGACTTCCGCCACGCCATCGACATCGGCTGGGCGCGTCTGACGCGGGCGGACGGCACGCACGAGGAGCACGCGTTCGTCGTCCTCGCCGGCATGGGGCTGGATGCCGACATGATCGCCAACACCCGCTCCGACCTGAAGAAGACGGTCGGCTGGATCGCCTACGTCGACGGCGCGGCGCGCTCGCTGGTGACAGCCGCACCGTTCCGCGCGGTGTTCCAGATCGACGACGGGCGCCTGCACTCGACCAAGGTGCACAGCATCCTGTTCGCGAACTGCGGCACCCTTCCCGCAGGGATCGCGCTGATCCCCGATGCATCGATCACCGATGCCGTGCTCGATGTCGCCGTGATCCAGCCGACGGGCGTGCTCGGCTGGCTCGGGGTGTGGCGCAAGATCTGGTGGGACAATTCGGTGCTGCGGCGCTCGCGCGCCGGACGACGCGTCCTCGAGCGCCGGGGTAGGGACGCCTCCGTGCACTACTTCCGCGGCGTGGCGGCCGAGGCCGCGGCATCCGCCCCCACCCCGATCGAACTCGACGGCGACGGGTTCGGCACCGCCGTGCGCATCACGTGCCGGGTGGATCCTCGGGCGCTGCTGCTGGCGCTGCCCGCCGACCACCCCGTCGCGGGCCTCTGA